The window GAGATGCCCACCGGCCAGGTGAAGTGGTTCAACGAGACGAAGGGCTTCGGCTTCCTTTCGCGCGACGACGGCGGCGACGTCTTCGTCCACACCAAGGCGCTGCCCGCCGGTGTCACCGTGCTGAAGCCCGGCCAGCGGGTGGAGTTCGGCGTGGTCGCGGGCCATCGCGGCGACCAGGCGATGGCCGTGCAGCTGCTGGACGCGCTGCCGTCGGTCGCCGCCGCCACGCGCAAGAGCGCGGACGACATGGCGGCGCTGGTGCAGGACCTGATCACCATGATGGACGCGGTGCTGCCCGGGCTCCAGCACGGCCGCTACCCGGCCAAGCCGACCGGCCAGAAGCTGGCCGGGGTGCTGCGCGCGGTGGCCGACCAGTTCGACGTGTAGGCCGGTCCGGCCGTCCTCAGGCGTCCAGCGCACCCGGGTCGAGCGGGGGTACCAGCCCCTCGGCGGCGGCCCGGGTGAGCAGCGCCCGCACCGCGGCGTAGCCGTCCTCGCCGAGGTCGGCGGTGAACTCGTTGACGTACAGGCCGATGTGCTGGTCGGCGACGGCCGGGTCCATCTCCTGGGCGTGCGCGAGCACGTACTCCCGGCTGGCCGACGGGTCGGCCCAGGCCTGGCGGACGGAGGCGCGGATCGCCTCGGTGACCGCGCGCAGCCGTTCGGCGCCGAGCGAGCGCCTGGCGATGATCGCGCCGAGCGGGATCGGCAGGCCGGTCTCGCGCTCCCAGGCCTCGCCCATGTCGGCCAGGCTGCGCAGGCCGTACTGCCGGTAGGTGAAGCGGGCCTCGTGGATCACCAGGCCGGCGTCCACCCGGCCGTCCCTGACGGCGGGCATGATCTCGTGGAACGGCAGGACGACGATCTTCCCCAGGCCGCCGGGCACCGCCTTGGCCGCCCAGAGCCGGAACAGCAGGTAGGCGGTGGACCGCTCGGAGGGGACGGCGACCGTCCGGCCGCTCAGGTCGTCGCCGGTCTCCGGGCGGGTGAGCACCAGCGGGCCGCAGCCGCGGCCGAGCGCGCCGCCGCAGGGCAGCAGCGCGTACTCGTCCAGCACCCAGGGCAGCGCGGCGTAGCTGACCTTCAGGAGGTCCAGTTCGCCGCGCTCGGCCAGGCCGTTGGTGACGTCGATGTCCGCGAAGGTGACCTCGGGGGCGTCCGCGCCGGGCACCAGGCCGTGCGTCCAGGCGTGGAACACGAAGGTGTCGTTCGGGCAGGGCGAGTGGGCGATGGTCAGCCGTTCAGCCACGGCGGGCCTCCTCGGACGTGGTCAGGAGCTCCGGGTAGGGGAGCGCGGTGAAGGCCCGCTCCAGCGCGGCGAGGGCCTCGCCGATCCGCCAGGCGGCCCGGTCGCGGGGGCCCACCGGGTTGGAGACGGTGCGCAGCTCGAAGACCGGCACCCCGTGCCGGGCGGCGGCCTCGGCCACCCCGAAGCCCTCCATCGCCTCGGCCACCGCGTCGGGGTGGCGGGCGGTCAGGGCGGCGGCGCGGGCGGCGCTGCCAGTCACCGTCGAGACGGTGAGCACGGTGCCGGTGACCACCGGGGAGTCGCCGGCCGCAGCGCCCAGCGCCTCGGCGGCGCGGGCCACGGCGGCCCGGGCGGGGGTGTGCCGGACCGTCCCGAAGCCCAGTTCGGTGACGTCGGCGAAGCCCTCCGGGGTCTCCGCGCCCAGGTCGGCCGCGACGATCGCCTCGGCGAGCACGGTCGCGCCGACCGGCGCGGCCGGGGCGAACCCGCCGCCGATGCCGGCCGAGAGCACCAGGTCGTACTGGCCGACGGCGAGCGCGGCGGACGCGGCCGAGGCGGCGGCGGCCGGGCCGACCCCGCCCGCCAGCACGTCCACCGTGACCCCCGAGGGGTGCTCGGCGCGGTGCAGCCCGCCGCCGGGCACCGGCACCGGGGCGGCCTCCGCGCCGTCCTCGCGGTGGCCCAGGCCCCGCAGCACGGCGGCGGCCTCGGCCGGCACCGCGACGACGACGAGCAGTCGGCCCCGCCGGGGGGCCGACTGCTCGTCGTCGTGGAGTCGCACGGTCATCGGACGGCCGGTCAGGCGTCCTGGGTGTTCAGCTGGAAGTACCAGACGCCGTAGATCGCGTCCGGCTGCTTCGGGTCCGACTCGACCACGGTGACCAGGGTCTTGCCGGAGGCGTTGAGGGCCTTGGAGGCCGACACCGAGCCGGAGTAGGTCGAGCCCTTGGCGGCCGAGGCGAGGATGAAGCGGCCGCCCTGGGCCTGCTGGCCGCCGTTGGTGTTGGCCCACCAGCCGCGGTCGGCCACGTCCGGGGTCACGCCGAGGCCGAGCTGGTCGCTGGCGACCACGTCGGAGGAGGGCAGCTTGCCCTCGTCCAGCGCCTTGCTCGCCCGGTTCTGGCACTCCTCCTGCTGCTCGTCGGTCAGCGGCTTGCCGTCGTTGAAGCAGAACGGCCCGACCTCCATGGAGGACCGGCCGACCGTGAGGGTGACACGGTGGCTGGAGGGTTCTTCCTGGCCCGTCGCGTAGGCGATGGACCCGCCGACCGTGCCGGCGCCGATCACGACGACGGCGCCGACGGCGGCGATGACACGGGTGCTGAGGCTCATGCGTCAGAGGCTACCGGGCTTTGCCGATCACGCTACGCGGGGGTCGGCAACCGCGTGTTGCGGCCCGGGGTCGGTGCGGGGGGCGGCGCGGGGCTAAGCCACCCGCGGGGCGGTCGCGCGGCGCCGGGTGCCCACCTTGACCAGCGCGCGAACCGTCCAGAGCAGCACCACGCCGACCACGCCGGCCGCCACCGAGAGCCCCAGCGCGCCGTCCAGCGGCAGCAGGATGCCGACCGCGCCGCCGGCCACCCAGGACAGCTGCAGCAGCGTCTCCGAGCGGGCGAAGGCCGACGTCCGCACCGACTCCGGGACGTCCCGCTGGATCAGCGCGTCCAGCGCCAGCTTGCCCAGCGAGGCCGCCACCCCGGACGCGGCGGCGACCACCACCACCGTCACCACGCCGTACCAGAGCGCGGCGGCGGCCGTCGCGCAGGTGGCCAGCAGCAGCATCGCGGTGACCGTCGCCTCCGAGCCGCGGGTCCGCAGCCAGGAGCCGAGCACCGAGCCGAGCGCGTTGCCGGTGCCGGCGGCCAGCGCCACCAGGCCGAGCGCCAGGGTCGGCTGCAGCCCGCCGACCGGATCCTCGCGCAGCAAGAACGCCAGGAACATCACCAGGAAGCCGACCAGCCAGCGCAGGGCCGACATCGCCCGCAGGGCCAGGATCACCGACGGGCCGACGGTGCGCAGGGACGCCTTCGGGGTGCCGGCGCTCCTGGCCTCCTCGGCGCCCGGCACGGCGGCGGGCTCGCCGTGCGCCTCGGCGTGCAGGACGGCCCGCTGCTCGCCCTTGGCGGAGTCCACCTCGTGCGGCAGGTGGAAGGCCATCAGGGTGCCGACCACGAAGACCAGGAAGGCGCCGCGCAACGGCCAGCCCGGCCCGATCAGGTGCAGCACCCCGCCGACCCCGGCCGCCACCATGGTGGCCAGCAGCCCGGCCAGGGTGACCCGGGAGTTCGCCTTCACGAGTGACAGCCGGCTCGGCAGCAGTCGTGGCACGACCACGCTGCGCACCACCCCGTACGCCTTGGACGCCACCAGGACGCCCAGCGCCTCCGGGTAGAGCGCCAGCCCGCCGCCGGACACCGTGCCGGCCATCGTCCACGCCAGCACCGCGCGGGCCAGCATCGACATCGCCATCGCGGCCCGCCGGCCGTGCGGCAGGCGGTCCAGCAGCGGGCCGATCACCGGCGCCAGCAGCGCGAACGGCGCCATGGTGATCAGCAGGTAGAGGGCGACCCGGCCGCGCGCCTCGCCGGTGGGGACGGAGAAGAAGATGGTGGAGGCCAGCGCCACGGTGATCAGCATGTCGCCGAAGGAGTTCAGCGCGTGCAGCTCGATCAGCTTGGCCAGGCCGGACTCCCCGGCGCCCTCGGCGGAGGTCGCCCGGCGGATCCGCCGGCCGGTGCCGTGTACGACCTTTCCGGTTCGGGCGCCGGCGGCGGAGGCGGTGCGGACCAGGAAGTGTCGGCGGGCCTCGGGCGCGCCGTCGAGTTCTCCGGCGGCGTCGGACGCTTCGTCGGCCGGCCGGTCCGGGCGCTTCACGAGATCCACCGGCGGCCCGTCGCCGTCCCGTCCGGGCACCGTCGAGGCGCCCACCTGGTGCGGTTCGCCCGCACCGGGGGCCGGAGCCTGCTGTCGCGGCACGGCGTTCGCCTCGTCGGGGCTGCCGGCCTGCGAGGCGCGCAGTGCGTGCTGCGACGGTTTTTCGTCCGCCACAAGCCCATCCTGCCCCAGAATCGGTACTGCGACGCGGGATTCCGCTCCGCTCGGCGCGGCCCTTCCGGAGCCGGCGGGCGCCCCGGACTGTGCCGGGTGGCCGACCGGCGGGTAGCCTGCCCAGGGTCCGCCCGAACGCGCGCCGGACTCCGGAGGACCGGACGGGCGGCGCGGCCGGTATCCGTGGCGGCCCGTGGTCGCGCAGAATGGTCGAGGGAAACCGAGCCGCGACGGAACAGGCAACACGCCGTGGGCAACAGAAGAACTGGGAGAGAATCGACGCCGTGAGTGCTGCGATGCGAAGCCGTACCCCCGATCGGCTCTGTGCCGAGGCCGTCGAACTCGCCCGGCAGGCAGCGGACGAGGCCGTCGGAGCAGAGACCGTAGGGGCGCACCTCGGCGTCCAGGCGGATGCCGACCGCGTCGTCACCCACACCTTCGAGTGCCTGGACGCGGCATACCGGGGCTGGCACTGGGCGGTCACCGTGGCCCGCGCCCCCCGCGCCAAGAACGTGACCCTGGACGAGGTCGTGCTGCTGCCGGGCGACGACGCCGTGCTGGCCCCGCAGTGGGTGCCGTGGAGCGAGCGGCTGCGCCCCGGCGACATGGGCCCCGGGGACCTGCTGCCCACCGACGCCGACGACCTGCGCCTGGAGCCGGGCTGGACCGGCGAGGACGAGCCGGCCCCGAACTCCGTGGTGGCGCTGGCCGAGGAGGACGTGGTCGTCTCCGACCCGTCGGTCCAGCCGGCCCCGGCCCGCGCCCAGATCGGCGCCCTCGCCGAGGAGCTCGGCCTGGGCCGCAGCCGGGTGCTCTCCCGGCTCGGGCTGCACCTGGCCGCCGACCGCTGGGAGAAGGCGCACGGCCCGCAGACCCCGATGGCACAGGCCGCGCCGGCCTCCTGCGCGAGCTGCGGCTTCCTCGTCCCGATCGGCGGCTCGCTCGGTCAGGCCTTCGGTGTCTGCGGCAACGAGTTCGGCCCGGCCGACGGTCAGATCGTCTCCTTCGCGTACGGCTGCGGCGGGCACTCCGAGGCGGCCGTCATCCCGGCCCCGCCGGCGCCGTCCGAGCTGATCCTGGACGAGCTGGTGGTCGAGCCGCTCCAGCTGCACCCCGACCGCACCTCCGGTTCGGTGGAGCCCGACGCCCCGGCCGAGGAGCTCGGCCACTCCTGAGCACGGTGGCTCCTGAGTCCGGCCACTCCTGAGCACGGTGGCTCCTGAGTCCGGCCACTCCTGAGTCCGGTGGCTCCTGAGCCGGGTCGCGCTCCCGAGTCCGCCTGTTCCCGGCCCGGGCCCGGGAGCGGCCCGGAACCGCCCCCACCGGGCGGAACGGCGCCGCGGCCCGGGCCCGGTCCGCAGGGGGTGCCCGGGCGGGGGAGAATGCCCCCCGTACGAAGTACAGGGCGGCGGAGGGTGGCAGTTCCAGTGGAACCTCGGATCATCGGCAGCGGCACGGACGAGCACCACGCGGACCCCTTCGGCAGCGCCGTCCTGCGCCGCCGGGTGCTGGACGCCTGGGCCGCCTCCCCGGCCCGGTTCCGGGAGGACGCCAACGCCGAGGAGGAGCTCGCCCTCGGCGGCTACCGTGACCGGCTGGTCGTCGAGTTGGCGCAGAACGCGGCCGACGCGGCGGCCCGCGCGGGCGGTGCCCCGGGCCGGCTGCGGCTGACCCTGGCGGACGGTGTGCTGGCCGCCGCCAACACCGGTGCGCCGCTGGACGCGGCCGCCGTCGAGTCGCTGTCCACCCTGCGCGCCTCCTCCAAGCGCGCCGACGAGCAGCCCACCGTCGGCCGGTTCGGCGTCGGCTTCGCCGCCGTCCTCGCCGTCACCGACGAGCCCGCCGTGCTGGGTGCCGCCGGCGGCGTGCGCTGGTCGCTCGGCGAGGCCCGCGCGCTGGCCGAGGCGCAGCCGGCGCTCGGCGAGGAGCTGCGCCGCCGCGACGGCCACGTGCCGCTGCTGCGGCTGCCGTTCTCGGCCGAGGGCCCGGCCCCGGCCGGGTACGACACGGTGGTCGTGCTGCCGCTGCGCGACGCCGCCGCCGAGGACCTCACCCGCCGGCTGCTGGCCGGGATCGACGACGCCCTGCTGCTCACCCTGCCCGGGCTCGCCGAGATCGTGGTGGAGACCGAGGAGGGCACCCGCACCCTCACCCGCGGCGCCGCCGAGGCGCGCCCCGACGGCGTCGCCGAGGTGACCGTCACCGACGACGCCGGCGGCCGGCTGCGGCAGACCGTCTGGCAGACCGCCGGCGCCTCCGGCACCCTGGACGCCGCGCTGCTCGCCGACCGACCCACCGAGGAGCGCGCCCGTCCGTACTGGACGGTGACCTGGGCCGTCCCGGTCGCCGCCGACGGCAGCCCGCAGCCGACCGGGATCGCCCCCGTGCTGCACGCGCCCACCCCCAGCGACGAACCGCTCGGCCTGCCCGCGCTGCTGATCGCCTCCTACCCGCTGGACTCCACCCGCCGGCACGTCGCCCCCGGCCCGCTCGCCGACTTCGTCACCGAGCGCGCCGCCGACAGCTACGCCGACCTGCTGCGCGCCCGCGGCGGCGACCTCGGCTCGCTCGGGCTCGTCCCCGGCCCGCTCGGCCAGGGCGCGCTGGACAACGCGCTGCGCGCCGGCATCCTCGCCCGGCTGCCCGGCACGCCGTTCCTGCCGCACACCGCACCGGTCGAGGAGGGCACGCCGGCGCTGCGGCCCCGGGACGCCACGGTGCTGGAGGGCGCGGACCACTCGGTCGTCGAGGCGCTGGCCCCGATCTTCCCCGGCCTGCTGCCGGCCGGCCTGGAGCGCCGCACCGAGCTGCGGGTGCTGAACGTGCGCCGGGTGCCGCTGGCCGACGTGGTCGACCAGCTCGGCGGCCTGGACCGCGAGCCCGCCTGGTGGCGCAACCTCTACGCGGCGCTCGGCGCGGCCGACCCGGAGGCGCTCGGCGCGCTGCCGGTGCCGCTCGCCGACGGCCGGACGGTCACCGGTCCGCGCCGGGTCCTGCTGCCCTCGGAGGACGCCGACTGGGCGGCCTTCCCCGGCTACCCCGAGGCGCTGGCCGGCGCGCTGGCCCTGCTCGACCTGCGGCTGGCCCACCCGGAGGCGGCGCACCCGCTGCTGGCCAAGCTCGGCGCCGGCACCGCCACCCCGGCCGGGGTGCTGGACACTCCCGAGGTGCGGGCCGCCGTGGCCCGCTCCTACGAGCTGGCCGAGGACGACCTGGACGCCGCCACCGACGTCGCCGAGTCCGTGCTCGCCCTGGTCAAGGCGGCCGCTCCGGCGGTCGGCGAGCACCCGTGGCTGGCCCGGCTGGCGCTGCTGGACGACGAGGGCGAGCCGGCCCGCGCGGGTGAGCTGATCCTGCCGGACAGCCCGTTCGCCGCACTGGCCCGGGAGGAGGACGCCGGCTGGATCGACGACGAGCTGCTGGACCGCTGGGGCCCCGAAGTCCTGACCGCCGTCGGGGTGTTGGCCGACTTCGTGCTGGTCCGCGCCGAGGACGTGGTGCTCGACCCGGACGACCTGGAGCG of the Kitasatospora sp. NBC_01246 genome contains:
- a CDS encoding cold-shock protein is translated as MPTGQVKWFNETKGFGFLSRDDGGDVFVHTKALPAGVTVLKPGQRVEFGVVAGHRGDQAMAVQLLDALPSVAAATRKSADDMAALVQDLITMMDAVLPGLQHGRYPAKPTGQKLAGVLRAVADQFDV
- a CDS encoding 1,4-dihydroxy-6-naphthoate synthase; this encodes MAERLTIAHSPCPNDTFVFHAWTHGLVPGADAPEVTFADIDVTNGLAERGELDLLKVSYAALPWVLDEYALLPCGGALGRGCGPLVLTRPETGDDLSGRTVAVPSERSTAYLLFRLWAAKAVPGGLGKIVVLPFHEIMPAVRDGRVDAGLVIHEARFTYRQYGLRSLADMGEAWERETGLPIPLGAIIARRSLGAERLRAVTEAIRASVRQAWADPSASREYVLAHAQEMDPAVADQHIGLYVNEFTADLGEDGYAAVRALLTRAAAEGLVPPLDPGALDA
- a CDS encoding futalosine hydrolase, whose translation is MTVRLHDDEQSAPRRGRLLVVVAVPAEAAAVLRGLGHREDGAEAAPVPVPGGGLHRAEHPSGVTVDVLAGGVGPAAAASAASAALAVGQYDLVLSAGIGGGFAPAAPVGATVLAEAIVAADLGAETPEGFADVTELGFGTVRHTPARAAVARAAEALGAAAGDSPVVTGTVLTVSTVTGSAARAAALTARHPDAVAEAMEGFGVAEAAARHGVPVFELRTVSNPVGPRDRAAWRIGEALAALERAFTALPYPELLTTSEEARRG
- a CDS encoding MFS transporter gives rise to the protein MVRTASAAGARTGKVVHGTGRRIRRATSAEGAGESGLAKLIELHALNSFGDMLITVALASTIFFSVPTGEARGRVALYLLITMAPFALLAPVIGPLLDRLPHGRRAAMAMSMLARAVLAWTMAGTVSGGGLALYPEALGVLVASKAYGVVRSVVVPRLLPSRLSLVKANSRVTLAGLLATMVAAGVGGVLHLIGPGWPLRGAFLVFVVGTLMAFHLPHEVDSAKGEQRAVLHAEAHGEPAAVPGAEEARSAGTPKASLRTVGPSVILALRAMSALRWLVGFLVMFLAFLLREDPVGGLQPTLALGLVALAAGTGNALGSVLGSWLRTRGSEATVTAMLLLATCATAAAALWYGVVTVVVVAAASGVAASLGKLALDALIQRDVPESVRTSAFARSETLLQLSWVAGGAVGILLPLDGALGLSVAAGVVGVVLLWTVRALVKVGTRRRATAPRVA
- a CDS encoding DUF3027 domain-containing protein, whose product is MRSRTPDRLCAEAVELARQAADEAVGAETVGAHLGVQADADRVVTHTFECLDAAYRGWHWAVTVARAPRAKNVTLDEVVLLPGDDAVLAPQWVPWSERLRPGDMGPGDLLPTDADDLRLEPGWTGEDEPAPNSVVALAEEDVVVSDPSVQPAPARAQIGALAEELGLGRSRVLSRLGLHLAADRWEKAHGPQTPMAQAAPASCASCGFLVPIGGSLGQAFGVCGNEFGPADGQIVSFAYGCGGHSEAAVIPAPPAPSELILDELVVEPLQLHPDRTSGSVEPDAPAEELGHS
- a CDS encoding sacsin N-terminal ATP-binding-like domain-containing protein, whose translation is MEPRIIGSGTDEHHADPFGSAVLRRRVLDAWAASPARFREDANAEEELALGGYRDRLVVELAQNAADAAARAGGAPGRLRLTLADGVLAAANTGAPLDAAAVESLSTLRASSKRADEQPTVGRFGVGFAAVLAVTDEPAVLGAAGGVRWSLGEARALAEAQPALGEELRRRDGHVPLLRLPFSAEGPAPAGYDTVVVLPLRDAAAEDLTRRLLAGIDDALLLTLPGLAEIVVETEEGTRTLTRGAAEARPDGVAEVTVTDDAGGRLRQTVWQTAGASGTLDAALLADRPTEERARPYWTVTWAVPVAADGSPQPTGIAPVLHAPTPSDEPLGLPALLIASYPLDSTRRHVAPGPLADFVTERAADSYADLLRARGGDLGSLGLVPGPLGQGALDNALRAGILARLPGTPFLPHTAPVEEGTPALRPRDATVLEGADHSVVEALAPIFPGLLPAGLERRTELRVLNVRRVPLADVVDQLGGLDREPAWWRNLYAALGAADPEALGALPVPLADGRTVTGPRRVLLPSEDADWAAFPGYPEALAGALALLDLRLAHPEAAHPLLAKLGAGTATPAGVLDTPEVRAAVARSYELAEDDLDAATDVAESVLALVKAAAPAVGEHPWLARLALLDDEGEPARAGELILPDSPFAALAREEDAGWIDDELLDRWGPEVLTAVGVLADFVLVRAEDVVLDPDDLERLDPTAPADRAAGGHPTGLLDEAPDGLAEWAEDALEALHADDADPVGVPPVAAELLVVRDLDLVDDDAWPQALAALARPPYREAVVNPVRTLLPDGSYADLPPYTAWWLRDHPVLDGREPAGLRAAGADPLLRGLFEEARTTLDEQFLHALGVRTTLTALLAEPHGPDELLDRLTDPASVVGHRQLHGIHSALARVAADRIEPLDVVRALPPLDRETGRRPAHTVLVDATEAVVADAPDLVQLLHPYPLLPVAPALAADLAERLHVSLASEVAGGRVLSEGQLHRVPAVVRELLPGCPVAYEEHEELLVVGPDGEEAAVDWRWDTAADAPEAPYDPDAAEAADEDDEFELPPVPGLLHAATPEGLAAGLAWSVGQWHRRFEVLAALTEPDRAYELSAARDFEG